One genomic window of Carassius auratus strain Wakin chromosome 14, ASM336829v1, whole genome shotgun sequence includes the following:
- the LOC113113714 gene encoding LRRN4 C-terminal-like protein has translation MLLVSQVMSLLLLLLCVMELVCATSVTPSVHQPSLTRVRIIEVDDDYDEENSKTTHTPQSPGVTTSRVIRRPCDYDPCVVQATPCDKISAETGCLCPGLTGPEERPEAPELREVKLDRSGEVFVHWCAPRSIVTHYEVSLKDGSKQLVFSEYLRNGSLPGVKVGEMVCVAAGNKAGLSEKSCARYEPPQPDQAAVSAGIIAGCVGFLLLLLVLAVVLWRRRTCRKERMGDAEGLGNPSYTNDGAL, from the coding sequence ATGTTGCTGGTGTCACAGGTCAtgtccctcctcctcctcctcctctgtgtGATGGAGCTTGTCTGCGCCACATCTGTCACTCCTTCAGTGCATCAGCCTTCTCTCACACGTGTTCGCATTATTGAAGTCGATGATGACTATGATGAGGAAAATTCAAAGACGACGCACACGCCCCAGTCTCCAGGGGTCACGACCTCTCGTGTAATCCGCCGCCCTTGTGATTATGACCCCTGTGTGGTTCAGGCGACCCCTTGCGACAAGATTTCAGCTGAGACGGGCTGCCTCTGTCCTGGGCTGACGGGGCCGGAGGAGAGACCCGAGGCTCCGGAGCTCCGGGAGGTGAAGCTGGACAGATCCGGGGAAGTCTTTGTGCATTGGTGCGCTCCTCGCTCCATCGTCACTCATTATGAGGTCTCACTGAAAGATGGAAGCAAGCAGCTGGTTTTCAGTGAATACTTAAGAAACGGTTCCTTACCTGGAGTGAAAGTCGGGGAGATGGTGTGTGTGGCAGCAGGAAATAAAGCGGGACTCAGCGAAAAGTCATGTGCACGATATGAGCCACCGCAGCCCGACCAGGCGGCTGTGAGCGCAGGGATCATCGCAGGGTGCGTCGGATTCCTGCTGCTGCTCTTGGTGCTCGCCGTTGTTCTGTGGAGACGAAGGACGTGTCGGAAAGAAAGGATGGGAGACGCTGAGGGCCTCGGAAATCCTTCATACACCAATGACGGAGCACTGTGA